In the bacterium genome, TTATCATGGTCGGCGTTGTAGCATAGCGCCAAGGGCTCGGCGGTTGCGCGTACAGCAGCCACCACCCGATTGGATGCGCAGTCTATGATCGAAACGCTGTCGCGACCTGAATTTGAGCAATAGACCTTGTTGTCCTCAGAATTGTAGCAGACAGAGTAGCCGGGGAAGCCGAGGGGAATGGACGCGACGACCTGATTGGTCGCGCCGTCGATGGCGACTAGACTTTCCAGATCGCACTCACAGTAGACTACGTCGTCCCGCGAGTCGTAGCACAAGGCCTCAGTACCGGAGGCCGGTACGGAAGCCAATGCCCTGTGGGTCGCACAGTCTATCACTGTGACGGCTTCTGCGCCTTGCCCGATGCAGTACATCTTGTTGTCCTGCGGGTTGTAACACAGCCCGATGAGGTAATCACCAACCGGCACGGTCGCGACGACGCTGTCCGTCGCGCCGTCTATCACTGCTAGGCCGGGCGGATCGTAGTTCGCACAGTAGACCTTGTCGTCTTGTGAATCGAGGCACAGAGCGTATGGCATGCCCCCAGCAGCTACGGCGGCGAGAACGTGGTTCGTCGCGCCGTCCAGCACTACCAGGCCAGTGTTGTCACACCCCCAAATGGCGACGTAGACCTTATTGTCGTGCGGGTTGTAACAGATGTCATGCACGAAACCGCACACGGCAACGTGCGCAATGCGCTGCTTGGTGGCCCCGTCGACTACAATCACGTAGGAACTTTCACCAAGGCTGCCGCGAGCGACCCAGTCGCCACCCACGTAGAGCTTGTTGTCAGTTGAGTTGTACGCGACATGCTGCGGGTGTGACAGCCCGCCAAGCGAATCCGGCAATGGCACAATCGCTTCCAGCCACTGGGCACTGACTGTCGACAGGCAGCAGCAGACTGCCAGTAGCACGGCCACAGGTCTCACGACCAGGTTGTGTGAAGAGATAGTTCGAGCCAAAGAACCGCGAACGTAAACAGGCAACATTCCGCACCCCCGAATAGATGTAACCCATACAGACTGGCGCCGATCGACCTTTGCGGCGGTGTAACCACAGCTCCGCCGCACTCGGCGTCGCTGTCTAATTATAACCCGCGCCGGGTGAAGTCAAGCAGAAAATCACATGCGGGAGTCCGCTTGACCATGTGAGGTCGGTCGGCTTTCCGGGATTTCCTATTGACTGGTCATTGAGGCTCGGTGATTGGGGCTTTCCTCGCACCTCATCGTATCACCGACAGCTTGCCGACCTTACTGCTCATGCCGTCAGCCGAGACGACCAGGTACATGTAGATGCCGCTCGCCACCTTGGCGCTCCACTCCAGGTGGCCATCACCCGACTCGGGAAGAGC is a window encoding:
- a CDS encoding YncE family protein is translated as MLPVYVRGSLARTISSHNLVVRPVAVLLAVCCCLSTVSAQWLEAIVPLPDSLGGLSHPQHVAYNSTDNKLYVGGDWVARGSLGESSYVIVVDGATKQRIAHVAVCGFVHDICYNPHDNKVYVAIWGCDNTGLVVLDGATNHVLAAVAAGGMPYALCLDSQDDKVYCANYDPPGLAVIDGATDSVVATVPVGDYLIGLCYNPQDNKMYCIGQGAEAVTVIDCATHRALASVPASGTEALCYDSRDDVVYCECDLESLVAIDGATNQVVASIPLGFPGYSVCYNSEDNKVYCSNSGRDSVSIIDCASNRVVAAVRATAEPLALCYNADHD